Proteins found in one Zea mays cultivar B73 chromosome 1, Zm-B73-REFERENCE-NAM-5.0, whole genome shotgun sequence genomic segment:
- the LOC606431 gene encoding alkaline alpha galactosidase 3 produces the protein MTVGAGIAVQDGSLLALGAKVLREVRGNVLVTPAAGGGLTNGAFLGVRSAPAASRSIFPVGKLRDQRFVCTFRFKMWWMTQRMGSAGRDIPSETQFLLVEGSGGGEQPVVYTVFLPVLEGSFRAVLQGNAADELEICLESGDPDVESFQGSHLVFVGAGSDPFEVITSSVKAVERHLQTFSHREKKKMPDILNWFGWCTWDAFYTNVTAQGVKQGLQSLEKGGVSPRFVIIDDGWQSVAMDPVGIACLSDNSANFANRLTHIRENHKFQKNGREGHREDDPAKGLAHVVNEIKGKHQLKYVYVWHAITGYWGGVRPGAAGMEHYGSKMQRPVPSPGVQKNERCDALDSMTANGLGLVNPDRAFSFYDELHSYLASAGIDGVKVDVQNVLETLGAGHGGRVMLARKYQQALEASVARNFPDNGIISCMSHSTDNLYSSKRSAVIRASDDFWPRDPASHTIHVASVAYNTVFLGEFMQPDWDMFHSVHPMAEYHAAARAVGGCAIYVSDKPGSHDFNLLKKLVLPDGSILRAKLPGRPTRDCLFSDPARDGKSVLKIWNLNEHSGVVGAFNCQGAGWCRVAKKNLIHDQQPGTVSGVIRAQDVEHLGRVADHGWNGDVVVYLHVGGEVVYLPKNALLPVTLRSREYEVFTVVPLKHLPNGTSFAAIGLLGMFNSGGAVRELRFGGEDADVELRVRGSGTVGAYSSTKPTCVAVDSKAVGFSYDATCGLISFELGIPDQEMYLWTVTVEY, from the exons ATGACGGTGGGCGCCGGCATCGCCGTCCAGGACGGCAGCCTCCTGGCGCTGGGCGCCAAGGTCCTGCGGGAGGTGCGCGGCAACGTGCTCGTGACGCCGGCCGCCGGCGGGGGCCTAACCAACGGCGCGTTCCTCGGCGTCCGGTCCGCGCCCGCCGCCAGCCGCAGCATCTTCCCCGTCGGGAAGCTCCG ggACCAGCGGTTCGTGTGCACGTTCCGGTTCAAGATGTGGTGGATGACGCAGAGGATGGGCTCCGCAGGCCGCGACATCCCCTCCGAGACGCAGTTCCTGCTGGTGGAAGGGTCCGGCGGCGGCGAGCAGCCCGTCGTGTACACCGTCTTCCTCCCCGTGCTGGAGGGCTCGTTCCGTGCCGTTCTTCAGGggaacgccgccgacgagctggaGATCTGCCTGGAGAGCG GCGACCCGGACGTGGAATCTTTCCAAGGCTCCCATCTGGTCTTCGTTGGCGCCGGATCGGACCCGTTCGAGGTCATCACAAGTTCAGTCAA GGCTGTCGAGAGGCACTTGCAGACGTTCTCTCACAGGGAGAAGAAAAAG AtgccagacattctgaactggtttGGCTGGTGCACGTGGGACGCGTTCTACACCAATGTCACCGCCCAGGGAGTGAAGCAAGGATTGCAGAG CTTGGAAAAAGGCGGGGTCTCTCCTAGGTTCGTCATAATCGACGACGGATGGCAGTCCGTCGCCATGGACCCTGTGGGAATCGCTTGCCTATCTGACAACTCAGCCAA CTTCGCAAACAGGCTGACTCACATCAGGGAGAACCACAAGTTTCAGAAAAATGGCAGGGAGGGTCACAGGGAAGATGACCCAGCGAAGGGCCTAGCACACGTCGTCAATGAGATTAAGGGGAAGCATCAGCTCAA GTATGTGTACGTATGGCATGCCATCACCGGATACTGGGGCGGAGTGAGGCCGGGTGCAGCTGGAATGGAGCACTACGGATCAAAGATGCAGCGGCCCGTGCCATCGCCGGGGGTTCAGAAGAACGAGCGCTGCGACGCCCTGGACAGCATGACGGCCAACGGGCTGGGCCTCGTGAACCCTGACAGGGCGTTCAGTTTCTACGACGAGCTCCACTCGTACCTCGCGTCTGCCGGGATCGACGGGGTGAAGGTGGACGTGCAGAACGTCCTCGAGACGCTGGGCGCCGGCCATGGCGGGAGGGTGATGCTGGCGAGGAAGTACCAGCAGGCTCTGGAAGCGTCCGTCGCCAGGAACTTCCCTGACAATGGCATCATATCGTGCATGAGCCACAGCACGGACAACTTGTACAG CTCGAAACGGAGCGCGGTGATTAGAGCCTCTGACGATTTCTGGCCGAGAGACCCCGCTTCCCATACCATACACGTCGCGTCCGTCGCTTATAACACCGTCTTTCTTGGGGAGTTCATGCAGCCAGACTGGGACATGTTCCAT AGTGTTCATCCCATGGCTGAGTACCATGCTGCGGCTCGAGCGGTTGGTGGCTGTGCCATATATGTCAG CGACAAGCCTGGGAGCCATGACTTCAATCTGCTCAAGAAGCTCGTGCTTCCCGACGGATCGATCCTGCGCGCAAAGCTCCCCGGGAGGCCAACCAGAGACTGCCTCTTCTCTGACCCCGCAAGGGACGGCAAAAG CGTTCTCAAGATATGGAACCTGAACGAACACTCCGGCGTCGTTGGCGCCTTCAACTGCCAAGGCGCCGGCTGGTGCCGGGTAGCCAAGAAGAACCTCATCCACGACCAGCAGCCCGGAACGGTGAGCGGCGTCATCCGGGCGCAGGACGTGGAGCACCTTGGAAGGGTGGCTGATCACGGCTGGAACGGCGACGTGGTCGTGTATTTGCACGTGGGAG GGGAGGTGGTGTACCTGCCGAAGAACGCCTTGCTGCCTGTGACGCTGAGATCGCGCGAGTATGAGGTGTTCACCGTCGTCCCTCTCAAGCACCTGCCAAACGGTACCTCCTTTGCGGCGATCGGCCTTCTCGGCATGTTCAACTCCGGTGGCGCGGTGAGGGAGCTGAGATTCGGTGGTGAGGATGCCGACGTCGAGCTCAGAGTGCGGGGCTCGGGCACGGTCGGAGCTTATTCCTCGACCAAGCCAACGTGTGTCGCCGTCGATTCCAAGGCGGTTGGTTTCTCCTACGATGCCACCTGTGGCCTCATCAGCTTCGAGCTCGGCATTCCCGACCAAGAAATGTACTTGTGGACGGTTACAGTAGAGTATTGA
- the LOC103641481 gene encoding probable galactinol--sucrose galactosyltransferase 1, whose product MFNFGGAVRELRFGGEDADVELRVWGSGTVGAYSSTKPTCVVVDSKAVGFSYDGTYGLITFELNIPDQEMYLWTVTVGY is encoded by the coding sequence ATGTTCAACTTTGGTGGCGCGGTGAGAGAGCTGAGATTCGGTGGTGAGGATGCCGACGTCGAGCTCAGAGTGTGGGGCTCGGGCACGGTCGGAGCTTATTCCTCGACCAAGCCAACGTGTGTCGTCGTCGATTCCAAGGCGGTTGGTTTCTCCTACGATGGCACCTATGGCCTCATCACCTTCGAGCTCAACATCCCCGACCAAGAAATGTACTTGTGGACGGTTACAGTAGGGTACTGA